One part of the Quercus lobata isolate SW786 chromosome 7, ValleyOak3.0 Primary Assembly, whole genome shotgun sequence genome encodes these proteins:
- the LOC115952340 gene encoding transcription factor bHLH61-like, with amino-acid sequence MASREHKRAALNEKLQQLRAATNSNALNKASIIVDASRYINELKQKVERLNQDIGTSQSSKAQNSLPAVTVETLERGFLINVFSEKNCPGLLVSILEAFEELGLEVLDARVSCSDIFQLQAVGGENRDSLDAQVVKQAVLEAIKNCNEEQE; translated from the exons ATGGCTTCTAGGGAGCATAAAAGAGCAGCGCTAAATGAGAAGTTGCAACAGCTTCGTGCTGCCACCAACTCTAATGCT CTGAACAAAGCTTCAATTATAGTAGATGCATCCAGGTATATAAATGAGTTGAAGCAAAAAGTGGAAAGACTGAATCAAGATATTGGAACTTCACAAAGTTCAAAAGCTCAAAATTCATTGCCTGcg GTTACTGTGGAAACCCTAGAAAGGGGTTTCCTTATTAATGtgttttcagaaaaaaattgtcctGGTTTGCTAGTCTCAATACTAGAAGCATTTGAGGAGCTGGGTCTTGAAGTGCTCGATGCTAGGGTTTCTTGTTCAGATATTTTCCAGTTACAAGCTGTTGGTGGAGAA AATCGTGATAGCTTAGATGCTCAAGTGGTGAAACAAGCTGTGTTGGAAGCTATCAAGAACTGTAATGAAGAGCAAGAATAA